TGCCAGGGGACACtggaggggacgggggggggggacaccggAGGGGACACCGGAGGGGACGGTGCCTCCTGCCCTCGCCCTGGGGCTGAGCCGTGCCTGGGGGCCTGGGGCCGGGCAGCCCGGGCTGGTGCTCCGTGCCCTGCCCACCCTTTGCCCACCtgccccccgccacccccctcctcccctgccccccccgcgTCCTACTTCGCTTAATCCGGCGCCGGGTATTTATAGCCCGGGCTGGAGCTGCACGGGCCCAGGGGCGCCGCAggcccggcccgccgcgggGCTAGGCCggtggagcaggggcagggccAGGACCGCGgccagggccagggccagggccagggccagggccggggccggggccggggccggcgccGGCGCCGGCCGCAGCGGACCCACCGAGCCAGGCAGCCCGGGGCCTCTGCGCCGCGGCCCgggccggggagggagggagcgggccgggccggggagggCCGGGGCCGCCCACCGCGGGACGGCTGAGGGGGCGGGGGCGCGGCCGCTCCGCTCTTACCCTGGGCGGCTCCGCGGCTCGTCCCGGCTCCTCACATCGCCCGCCCCGGGCTCGCCAGCTGCCGCGGCCGGGATGGGCCaggccccgcccgccgccccgctcgcccagccccgggcccggccccgccgtcCGCCCTCCTCGCCGGGAGGCGGCTCCGCCGGGCAGCGCAACGGGGCGGCCGCTGGGGCGGGACCGACCCGGCCGGGACCCCCGAGCCCCACCGCAGCGCCGGGAACTCACCCGGCGGGGACCCCCACACCTCGGAAGACAGGCCCAGGCATcccccccacagccccgggATGCACCCGGACATACcccaggcagccctggggacGCACCCGGacatcccccccagccccggggcaggcCGAGGTGCTGGTGTGTCATCCCGGTACGCCCTGTCCTGGATGCAGCACGGGTGCATGGCCCCGCTGGCTCCCCCGGGGCCTGACCCCCGAGTCCCCACAGACGCAGTGCTGCAGAGCCCGTTTGTTTATTACACAGGATCAAGCCCGGCAggagctgtgggtgctgtgtCCCCGGGGCGTGCGGGAGCCCGCTGCcctgggccagggagggggcacagctgTGCCCggctgccccacagcacccactgCCCGGGCAGGCCCTGCCTGAGGGACGGGTGCTGCCGGTGGGATGGATCCGTGGCACACGGTGCTGTCCTGAGCGGGGCCAGCGGGGTGCTCCCCTCTCCGGTGCTCCCCCTCACCGGTGCCTCTTGCGGATGCCAATGAGGTCCTGGTGGATGGTGCTGAAGCTGGGCCGCTTGCGGGGGTCGTACTCCCAGCACCGCTGCATCAGCCGGTACACCTCCTCGGGGCACTGCTCGGGGGGATCCAGCCGCACGCCTGGGGGGCGGCAAGGATGGGGACACGGCAGCCCAGGCCACTGGCCCctcacccccccagccccatcctgcccatCCCATGGGCACGGCTCCACAGCAGACCCACAGCGCTGGGCCCTCGAGAGCCGGACCCCAGCCACGTCCCTTACCCTGCTCCACCGCTTCTCGCGTCTGCTGGTTGCTGAGGTTGGCGTAGGGGACGGCACCCAGGCTGAAGGCTTCCCACAGCAGGATCCCAAAGCTCCAGACATCGCTCTCGGAGCTGTATCGGCCTGGGGACATGGAGCAGGATGGATGCTGGTGGCTGGGGATGCTCATTGCACCGCTGCCCTGGCTACGCCCACGGTCACAAGGGCTGGGGTACCCCAGGgtctctctgcctccctccccaggaCCAGGCACATAGGAGCGGAACAGTGTGCCCCAGAATCCTGGCTCCCAGCTGTGCCGCGGGGCCACCAGGCCATGCCAAGCTCTGTCCTTTACCATAATTGAGTGCTTCAGGGGCAGTCCACTTGACAGGGATCTGCTTCATCCCCCCCGTGGAGGCATAGAtgccaccctcctcctcccgtGACATCCCGAAGTCACTGATCTTCAGGGTATTCTTCTCTGTCACCAGGCAGTTGCGAGCGGCCAGGTCCCTGGGATGGTCCATAGCCGTCAGCCATGTGCCTGGCCATCCCCAGGGGCCTCTGCCTGGCACGGGACATGGGCAGCGAGGGCTCCGGGGttcaccctgccctgcccagcgcCCGCCCGTGCCACTGGAGCCCACCTGTGGATGCAGTGCTTGCTCTCCAAGTACTccatgccagcagcagcattctCCGTCATCTTGATCAGCTCCTTCACGCGCAGGTGAGGCCCCTCACTGCGCAGGAAGCTCAGGAAGTCCCCCCCTGCACCCAGGATTGTGGAGCTGGCAGACGGCTGCCCTGGCACACCATGGCAAGCTTGCACATGCATGCACCAGCTGCCCCGGCAGCACCGGGGCTGCAGGACAGGGCTGCTCACCCTGCACCAGCTCCATGACAATGTAAATTGGCTGCTTCTGGGTGCAGACGCCGATGAGACGGACAATGTTCGGGTGGTTGTACTGCTTGAGGATCCTGTGGGGACAAGGAAAGGCATCATGAACACACATGAACACACAGGGCCACCTCTATCCTGTCCCTGGGACGCTGTGCCCAGCCAGCCCAGGGGCACAGCCCTCAGCACAAGGATGCTGCAGTCCCAGCAGTGTTCGAACAGCCCCAAGTCctgaggacagacagacaggctgGGACAAGAGAGATGGCTGCACAGACCTGGCTTCCTGCAGGAACTTGGCCTTGAGCTCAGGTGGGAGGGTTTCCCGGCAGGATTTCACAGCCACGGGGGTGTTGTCAGCACGCAGGCGGCCGCTGAACACCTCCCCAAAGTTACCCTGCCGAGAGACACAAGTGCACTGGCCCAGCTTGCCACGGTGTAGCCTGAGGCAACCCCTGTCCTCCAGCAGACCCCTGGGCACAGCCCTGTCCTCCTGCAGACCCCCCAGGGACAGCCCTGTCCTCCCACAGACCCCGCGCAGGCATGGAGCAGAGTGCCCTGACTCACCCGGCCGATGCGCTCCCCCAGCAGCACGTCCTCGTGGTTGAGCACCCATTTGTCCTGCATCGAGCAGACACCAAAGCTAGTGAGCAGTCCTTCAGCCTGCCCCATGCCCACATGccccctgcccctgcagccccctctcACATGGCCCCGGAGGGAggtccccagctcccagcccccccaccTCAGGGCTAAGTCACCACATCTGGCTGGAGTAGCGTGCTTggggctcccagcccagccgtgggcagcagaaggggccaggcagggctgccccatGCACAGGGGACTCATCCCCCTCCCCACTGCCTGCTGTCACCTTGGGCACAGCCCTGGCCAGGATGATCCCACTCTTCCGGGTGATgggctgctggctctgcaggaggTGCTCGATGAGCAGCGGGATGGTGGGGAAGCCTTCCCCCTCCAGCCGGTACATGTtctgtggggaggggaggctgaggggtTTTCCTGCACGTATGCATGGGTGTGCTTATGAGGGCTGAGGTGCATGGGTGTGCAGAGATTAGTGCGCACatgcgcgcgcacacacacacacacggcgCAGGACACCCATGCACACCAGGCAGGGCAAACATGCGCAACTGGGCATTCACATGCATGACACAGGGCTCACACCCTGCGCTCCACACTTGGCCCGTGCGAGGTTGGGTGCACACAACTCGTACTGTATGCACGTGTCCTGTGCACTCACACCAGTGGCTGTGCCCGGGCAGGAACCCCCGCCTGCCTGTGCAGGGCCACCCCTGCCcgtctctccctgcctgtggTCACTCACGTCGACAGCCTGGATGATGAAGTGCCGGGGCTGCCCATCCCACAGCACGCTGAGCACGTACTCCTGCTTGCCCTGGCTCTCCCGCACCAGGAAGTCCCCGCTGCAGTTCAGCAGCTCCTGGACCTCGGAGCGCGGGATGGCCCCATGGTACCAGACCTGCTGGCACAGCGGCTTCTGCACCTCCGGGATCAGGGGCACGGGGGGCGGCAGCTGGATGGAGACGGGGGTGAGCCCAGCCGTGTCCCCAGGTTGTGCCCGAGGTgggggcagcagcagtgcttgGAAGCCGTGCACTGGACAgggtgcagcaggcagggggagcaggggctggagcacggAGAtgagggggctgtggggctagacaggagaggaaagggggTGCCAGGGGGCCAGGAGGCTCGGCAAGGCAGCTGGGTGGGAGGGGGGTGGCTGGAGGTGCCCAGGGACTCACCGAGTACTTGGGGCTGAAGATGCCCGAGATGTGGTTCTTGAGGGTCTCCAGTGCAGAGGGTCCGCTCCGCTCCTGCTCCTGGGGGGAGACATGAGCTGTGAGCTGGGTGGGGGGGCGACCCAAGCCCAGCATGTCCCAGCCCTTTGGCTCCCGGGGTGCGGCAGGGCAGGACTCACCGCGGAGGACACTGACTGCTGGTCCTCCTGCAgaggcagggcgggcaggggctCCCCGGCAGCCAGCTCCGCCAGCTTCCCGGCAAGCAGGTCCCGCTGCGCCTGCAGCTTGGTCTGGGCGCAGAGGCAGCCCTcgagctgctgctgtgcctcctgcagcccctgccgcTTGCCCAGCAAGTGCACCCTGGGGACGGGACAGGGCGGTCAGCCACtgccgcccccagcccctcgcccccCGCCCGCCACACCTCACCGCTCCCCGGGGCTTCGGCCCTGCTCCTCGCTCCTgatctctgcctgcagctcccgCACCCGCTGCTCCTTGCTGCTCACGGCCTCTGTGGAGGCCACCAGCTCCTCCTCAACCGATGTCAGGCTGCAAGACACACAGGTGCCAGACGGTGCTGAGccgtgctgctggcagcagcagcccccgccCGTGGCCCAGCCCTGCTCACGAGTGCTGGACGCTCTCGATGGTCAGTTCGTTCAGCTGCAGCTCCCCCGGCGCCAGGCTCTCCGTCTCCTCCAGCAAGCTCTCATCAAAGGACACGGCTGGTGGCACCTCGGAGCTGTACCTGCGGGCACCCAGCGTGGCTCTGCCGCCCACCTGCCCTGTGCCAGACACTGGCACCCgcagctggcagggctgtgtccggcagaggggctgcagccaCGCGGGGCCGTACCTGTGGCTCTGGATGAAGCCGCTGTACTCAGTGGCTGGGTCGATGGCATGGATAGCTCCGGCGATTTCCTTGTGCACGGCCAGCACGTCCTCCTGCACCAGGCTGCTGATGCTGTAGTACTCCCTGAGGATCTCCTTCCTGTGGGGAcgtgggtgctgggggctgccaggctcctgtgccccccagcccagggcccCTGCAGCCAGGCGCCACCACCCCTGCCCCGGCACTGCCGCCTGGGCTGGCCGGTTCCTGCATCCCGCTGGCTCATGCCCTCAGCCCCCGCATCTCGCGTGGTGCTGCGGGGCGTCGCTGTGATGGCTGCAGGCGACGGGATGGGGAAAGCGCATGTGGCCGGCGGGgctctggcaggaggagggagcacTGCTGGTTCTAGGGGCCATGGGGGTGCCCAGGGACGGGCAGCAGAGCcgcggggcaggcagcgggaCGTGGGGCAGGTAGGGCTCTTACAGGACAAGGAccatctcctgctgcaggctgtagAGGGACTGGTGGAGGCTGGGCAGAGCCCGCtggtagtggtggtggtggtggagcgCGGCTGCCTGCACGGCCAGCACGTACTGGTTGTGCAGGGCGTAGAGCTTCCAGAGGCTGCGCACATACTTCTCCTTCGCCTTGTCCCGCTCCTTGTCTGGGGGGAGAGGCCATGGAAAACACCCGCTGCCACCGCACCGCCGGTCCCAGCGCTGCAGCACATCCCCCCGAGCAGCCAGTGAGGGGCATGGGGTGaggctggggccgggggggtgacggggcagggagggggtcCCAGGGCAGGCGGggaggccagggctggggtggcCACACCACACCTCCCCGTGCACAGGGATGCTCCCGACACACAGCACGGTGTCCCAAGGCCACCGGGCGTTTCGCCTGGCTCCCTGGGGGCCAGGCTGGGCTCTCCCCATgctgcccagccccagagccctCACCCGGTCCAGGCTGAGGCCATCCCTGACCcgctgggggcagaggggagccgggaggggacacggcaggatggggctggggcaggggctgggccGGCAGGCACCTTTGCTGGCCTCCTGGTACTTGCGCTTGGCCTGGGCGCTGTCGCGCGCCAGGCTGCGATACTGCGCCTTCAGcttctccatctcctgctgcGTGGTCTGGAGGGAAGACGCCGtcaggggagcagggcagggccaggaccccgctcccccccccgctgGGACCCGCATACCCGAGTGTACTCCTGGTtgagctgctgccactgctcGCTGAAGGCCTTGCGGAGCTGCTGCTTGTCGCGGATGAGCAGGCTCAGCTTGGCCAGCGGCCCCGTCGTCAGCTCCTCCGCGTGCCGCCGCAGGATCTGGCTCAGCGTCTCTGTCCGGCTCGCCACCACCCACCAGGACTGCAGGGATGGGGCGTCAGGGACGGCCACCCTCTGGCACTGCACCACACTGTGCTGGGCTCTGTGGGGTGTGCTCCTGCACCGGGGTGTCCCTACCTCCCCAATCTGGCTGCCATGGTCACTGCTGCGGAGCTGCCCAGGGCCCTCCTGTTTCTCCAGCTGGGAGAACATGTGGTGCAGCATCCCCGCGTACTCCCGGTCGCTCTTGGCACGCTGCAACATCCACTTCTTCATCAGCTCCAGGAGGCGCAGCTCACTGTCCTGCAGCCGCAGCAGCGCGCTGTGCCCCTGCGGGCACCACAGCTCTGGCCCGAAGCCCATGGCACCGCTGtcctgggcaggaggaggctgtggagtGGTGGGAGAGTCTGAGCCACAGCTGCCACCCCGCACCCTGCACCGCGTTTGCCGGTGGCCAGGGCGCTTTGCATCTCATACCCTCCTGCCCCATGGCCTCTCAGCAGGACATGGTACCGGGCCAGGTGGCAATCTGCCTTGCAAAGTGCATTCAAAGCAGGCGGGAGGGCTGAGCACGCCCCAAGCCCTGCGGCAGCTGGGGCCTGTGGGGACGGtgccgaggaggaggaagtgtgGGGTCAAAACCCTGCCGTGCgtgcagggctgctccccaAGGGCACGCTCTGGCCGCGGCACTGGCCCCACagtgcagcagctccagccctgtCCTGCCTCTCAGCATGGTCACCCCTGTGCCCGTGGCGGGGGCAGCTGGGCATGCCGGGACAGAGTAGCTTCCAGGGGCCAGGGCACAGGTGGGAAGCTGGCAGGAGGGGGACGGCGCGCTGAGCCCCAGAGGAAGGTGCCGAGCCTGGGCATGTCCCAGCTCCCAGGACTCTGGCACAGCCACTGGGAGCTGAACTGGTCCCAGCTGCAGTCCCAGGGTGCTCTGCCCCACAGCAAgggtgcagcaggagcaggagggtgCCGGAGCACGCCTCTGTGCAGGGCAGGATGTCCCCGGCACAGCCCGTGACCCTGCAGAGGGCCAGGGCTGAGAcatccccccccagccccacaaaggggtcccctgcccctgcccgcaccccgcTGGGGCACGACCCCTTTGACCTGCCTGTGCCGCGAGGTCCTCGCTGTGGGGCTGGTGCTGGTGTcctcccggggccggggccagcGCAGTCTGGAGCTGGTGCAGCTCTGGCTCCTGGGGAGGAACAGGAAACCCGGTGCTGACCATACAGCCATTGCGAGATTTCCTGTGctttgtcccctccctgccagtTCCCGTGCCCAGGGCTGACACCGGCACACGGCTGGCTCCACCGTAGttgggcagcccccagccccaccaccccTCCTGGCTGCCTTGCACCAAGGCCTGGCAccagcaggatctggccctgcAGGAGCCCAGGGCTCTTCCTCGCCCCAGCCATGGtccgcagccccggccccccccaggGGTTTCACCCAGCAAAGCCCCTTCAGCCGTGCCCAGTCCTGTCTGTTGACCAGCCCCTCTTTGTGCCCCTGCTTCCCCGAGAGGCTGCAGGGACTGGGGGGTACCCCGAGGGGGTCTTCAGGGCTCTGTGCAGCCCTGCTGAAAGGGGGCCATCCCGTCACCACCCCCGAGCCTGGGCCTCATGACCAGCAAGGGACAGAGCATCCACCACACAGGCACCCATGGAGCGATGCCCCAGCCCTCGGCACCAGCCTGCGCCTGCATGGCCAGCACCCCACTCCCTGCGGCAGCACCAGGTGCTTCCCCCCTCAGAGTGCTTCACTGGTGCCATGGTGGGACCGCTCAGTCCTGGCAGCCGCATCGCAGGGGGAGCCGCCACCGCCTTCGGCAAGCACCACTGTACACATCCCCGTCGTGGCGCAGCCCAGCTCGGCtctgctcagctcagcccaACCGTTTCCCAGGTGGTTTGTGCTGCGCCCCCCCGTCCTGTGCCTGGCAGGGACACCGTGGCCCCAGAGGGACGTCATGGTCACCTGCAGGACACAGCTAAGCTGAGTCCACTTTTAGAGgaagttgggggaaaaaatgtgtcaGATGGGAGTTTTGCTGACTCACTTTCCCACAGTTGAGTGATGCCCAGATGGTCACGCCAAGGAGCAGCACAATGGCATAGcccagcacagcatggcacagcgtggcacagcacagccagggGCTGCCACAGTGCCCCGGGCGCAGACCCCAAGCAGCACTCCAGCGAACGCAGGAGGTTTCTGTGCTGAGCAACAGAAATCCCCACCCAGAGTCACCGTAGCTTCCCCGGGGCAAGAGGAACCCAGTTAATGCCCCATTTGCTGCCTGCCCAGTTGAGCAGTTCGAGAGCTGCCACCTGCTGCCAGGGTCTCCAGTTGCCCACCAGTGACCCTGTAACTGGCCCTGGTCCCCAAGAGGTGCTGCCTGCCGAGATGCCCTGCCTGCCCGTCCCCACAGAGTCCTGCCTGCCAGGGGGGCTCCACTTTCCCTGTGCCCCATTCAGCCACCCGGAGCGCTCAGTGCTGCTGACACTCCCTGGCACCACCAGTGCCAGGATCCCTGGAAACAGTGATTTTCGTAGCACATTTAGGGGTCAGAGCAGCTCCACTAGCACCAGCGCTGCAGCTGCCCTGTCCTATGGCACATACCAACCTGCTTCTGGCCCCCTCTGCCCCGGCCCCAGAGCCTGCCCAGgagtagttttattttctgcctgagCTGTGGGTCCCTCCGGCAGCGTCCACCCCCCCCAATGGCTCCAGAGACACTCGTAGCATTGTCACAAGCTTAGCAAGTGTTTTGCAAGCCAGGCTGAGAGGCTGCCTCTCTCcacccccagcatccctgcGGCATCCCCTGGCATCTCCCAGGCAGTGCAGGAGCCCTACCTGCCTGCATTGGGCTGCACCAGGGACAGACACCAAGCACCTCTGGTGGGAGGCATCTGAGCCTGAGGGGTGGGGGCCACTCCCCAGTGGCGTGAGGCCGGTCAGGACTGCGCTGCGAGGCTCCGGGTGTACCGGCAAGTGCAGCTCTCCTTCCCTGGAAGTCCCAACTGCTGCGTGCAGCCCGAAGGTTGCTGTGGGCCAAACCACAGCTCACCCAGTTTCACATCCTCTGTCTGCCCTCCCGCAGCCTGCAGAGCCTGGtggggctgcagcctctgcctgctcccccaGCAGGAACCGTTGCTGCAGCACCCGATGGCCGCAGCCCACCGGATACCCAGCTGCCCCCGGCTCGCAAGCTGCCAGCTTGGGCCCACACAGCCCTCAGCTGAGGGATGACAGGGCCCTGGCCCTGGCCCAGCCACGTGAGAAAGGGAAGAGTCGGCTGAGAAGCTCCTGCAGTCGCCTGCACACCGCAGGGAACTTGCTCCCGACCACAGGAAGCCACCATGGCCACGGGCGTAGCAAGGCTgaaaggctctgcagagaggagctgccTCTGCGAGTGAGCGCAGCTCCGACAGACCCTCCTGGAGGGCTGGGACCCTGCCAGGGGCtcagtggggctggggcaggctctGCCTGGGGCCTGCCCATGGCATGAGTGGGTCCTGGGTCTGGCCTGGCCATCCCTaccccagggctgccctgtgGGCATCGTGCTCTGGCTGCCGGTTGTGCTGGACACGGGGGGTGTAGCACGGGAGCTCAGCTagtccccaggctgcaggggaggggCTCAGCCCACACGCTGTGGGAGAGGAGTGCAAGTTCCTCCAGGCTTTTGGCCCCCCTCCCACCACTCCCCTGACCGCAGCCAGTTCCTGAATTAGCTCCCCTCTCTGCAGGTTCTCTgtaagcagctgctgcttctcatcgCTCAGGTGAGGGGGACAGACCCTGCCTGGGTGCTGAGTCCCCACTGTGTCCCCAAACAGCAGCCCCGGCTCAGCActggctcctgcctgcagcccaggcagggcGGCCCTTGGCTCTGGGGGGGGCTTTTTACCTCCTGGGGGGCTCCTCTGTCCTggcccggggctgcgggggacCCGGCGCTGCAGGTCCTGCAGCTACACTAGAACAAGCAGGGAAGCAGCTGGGGCACAGCAGGCACACACCCAGCAAGGTGCACCCACCCCAGCTACAGGCAGGgttgcaggcagggctgcaggcagggccccaggccccctcctgcagctggtgcaggatgacagcccccagccctgcgcccTCCTGCCTCCGGGGACAGGCATCCCAGCCGGGGCCACCCgcagctgcagcacacagaGCACAGGCAGCGGAGCTGGTTTGCATAGTTCTGAACATTTAATAACTCAGTCTCTCTAGCGTTATATCCACAtccattaaattaaaaacaggCTCAGGAGGCAGCTCCCGGCTGAttaaattacaagaaaaattactgtGCACCAAAAAGTTATTATAGAAAAATAGTCCTGtggcccccagccagcagctccatccacggcaggctggggctggcgcTGGCACGGGGCAGGTGGGAGCCTGTGTCGCAGCCCCGGTGTGCAGCAGCGGACGGCGAAGGGGCTCACGACACCGGCCCCCAGCCCGCGGGGAAGGGGCAGCAAGGGCAGGCGGCGCCGGGAGGGAACGGATTGTCACCAAGTGGGGGCAAGGCACGTCAGGGGGCAGGGGCGTGCTGGGGCCGTGGGGAAGCCGGGCtctgcccagcacaggcagggtgcaggcagagctggggcagcgCAGGCACCGGCGCTGCCCAACTGCCCCGGCCAGCAGCGCGCACAGCCCTGCCTAGGGGCAAAACAGGAGGgggcccggggcagccccgcagAGCGGGGTCTGTGcgagggggtccctgcccacgTTGGGGGGCTGAGCCCCGGGCACAAGGAAAGGCGCTGCCCTGCCCCACGCTATGCGGTGTGGGGGGGCTCCTGTCCACGCTGCagacagctgcagctgtgatgggatgggcaggcagcgggcaaGCACGCAGCAGAGGCTGAGGCCTGGCCATTATTGCTGTTGAAGGGCACGGGTGGAGGCGGACAGGCCCTCAGGAGGTGGCAGGGAGCCGGGACGCAGCGTGCTGAGCCAGGGACACAGGCCAAGGCCCGGCCGGTGCCGAGGGTGGTAGGGGCCAGGGGACACCATGCCATCGGCTGGGCTCAGCCTGGCGGGGCAGAGCACGTCTCGGGCAGCTCAGCCCGAACAACGACAACCCAGGGACCCCACAGGCTGCCCACCCTGGGGGGACGCACATgacccccagcagcagctgcccacCTGGAGCAGGGGACATGGCTGCCAACGCAGGGCCAGTGAGCACCAGGGGCCCCACCGCCATCAAACACCCCGGCGTGGGGTACAGGATGGACTTATGGACGTGGGGTCAAGAGAAACGGTGCAAGACTGGGACGGTGCCAAGCTGGGGACGGTGCCGGCAAGGCCGAGCCTGGCCACCCAAGCTGGGGCCAAGGGATGGTGCCGGCAGGCGGGGAGCCCCGGGCTGCTGTGGTGCGGGAGGGGGATGAGGGCAGAGTCCGGGGCCCCTCAGCCTCacctgccccggccccgcagtgctgggcagggaggagggaggggcgGGAGGGCTCATCAAAGGGCACTTTGGTCTCTGATGAAGGCAGTCCTCTCACTGTGGGCCTCGTACTCCTCACCGTCCGACTCGGAGGGGCCCTCCTCCTGCCAGATGTCGGAGGGAAGCCCCTTGTAGGAGATGATCCCGCTGTCCAGGGCGTATACCTTCACACCCCGCAGACTGAAGCCTGAGCGCGCCTGCAGCACCAGGAAGATGGTGACGAATATGACAACAATGAGGACGCAGCTGAGGCTGGCAATGAGGACGGGCAGGTTGGCTGGAGGGGGGGCCTCGGCCAGCCCCTCGCTATCTGCCAGGGCAGGGGATGCGCGGCTGCTCTGCGTCtggtgggagcaggagaggtCCAGGCTGCTGAAGTGGGAGTGCGCGGGGCAGGTCAGGCACTGGTTGGGGCCGGGCCCCATGCAGGTGGCGCAGGAGgggtggcagggcaggcagaggtgggGTGCGATGGGCTCCACGCTGTTCTCCAGATTGTAGTGCGTGTTCTGGACGCCGGGTGCGAAGCCAGGAGGGCAGTGCTTCAGGCAGCTCTTCTGGTGCAGGTAGTACCCCTCCTCGCAGACTGCGGGAAAGGCAGGATCAGCGCACGAGGTGGGGCTGCCTACACCCCACATCCCCGTCCCCTCCCTGCTGGCCCCACACTCACCCACGCAGGTCTGGCT
This is a stretch of genomic DNA from Balearica regulorum gibbericeps isolate bBalReg1 chromosome 12, bBalReg1.pri, whole genome shotgun sequence. It encodes these proteins:
- the FES gene encoding tyrosine-protein kinase Fes/Fps isoform X3; this encodes MVSTGFPVPPQEPELHQLQTALAPAPGGHQHQPHSEDLAAQDSELRLLELMKKWMLQRAKSDREYAGMLHHMFSQLEKQEGPGQLRSSDHGSQIGESWWVVASRTETLSQILRRHAEELTTGPLAKLSLLIRDKQQLRKAFSEQWQQLNQEYTRTTQQEMEKLKAQYRSLARDSAQAKRKYQEASKDKERDKAKEKYVRSLWKLYALHNQYVLAVQAAALHHHHHYQRALPSLHQSLYSLQQEMVLVLKEILREYYSISSLVQEDVLAVHKEIAGAIHAIDPATEYSGFIQSHRYSSEVPPAVSFDESLLEETESLAPGELQLNELTIESVQHSLTSVEEELVASTEAVSSKEQRVRELQAEIRSEEQGRSPGERVHLLGKRQGLQEAQQQLEGCLCAQTKLQAQRDLLAGKLAELAAGEPLPALPLQEDQQSVSSAEQERSGPSALETLKNHISGIFSPKYSLPPPVPLIPEVQKPLCQQVWYHGAIPRSEVQELLNCSGDFLVRESQGKQEYVLSVLWDGQPRHFIIQAVDNMYRLEGEGFPTIPLLIEHLLQSQQPITRKSGIILARAVPKDKWVLNHEDVLLGERIGRGNFGEVFSGRLRADNTPVAVKSCRETLPPELKAKFLQEARILKQYNHPNIVRLIGVCTQKQPIYIVMELVQGGDFLSFLRSEGPHLRVKELIKMTENAAAGMEYLESKHCIHRDLAARNCLVTEKNTLKISDFGMSREEEGGIYASTGGMKQIPVKWTAPEALNYGRYSSESDVWSFGILLWEAFSLGAVPYANLSNQQTREAVEQGVRLDPPEQCPEEVYRLMQRCWEYDPRKRPSFSTIHQDLIGIRKRHR
- the FES gene encoding tyrosine-protein kinase Fes/Fps isoform X1 — encoded protein: MGFGPELWCPQGHSALLRLQDSELRLLELMKKWMLQRAKSDREYAGMLHHMFSQLEKQEGPGQLRSSDHGSQIGESWWVVASRTETLSQILRRHAEELTTGPLAKLSLLIRDKQQLRKAFSEQWQQLNQEYTRTTQQEMEKLKAQYRSLARDSAQAKRKYQEASKDKERDKAKEKYVRSLWKLYALHNQYVLAVQAAALHHHHHYQRALPSLHQSLYSLQQEMVLVLKEILREYYSISSLVQEDVLAVHKEIAGAIHAIDPATEYSGFIQSHRYSSEVPPAVSFDESLLEETESLAPGELQLNELTIESVQHSLTSVEEELVASTEAVSSKEQRVRELQAEIRSEEQGRSPGERVHLLGKRQGLQEAQQQLEGCLCAQTKLQAQRDLLAGKLAELAAGEPLPALPLQEDQQSVSSAEQERSGPSALETLKNHISGIFSPKYSLPPPVPLIPEVQKPLCQQVWYHGAIPRSEVQELLNCSGDFLVRESQGKQEYVLSVLWDGQPRHFIIQAVDNMYRLEGEGFPTIPLLIEHLLQSQQPITRKSGIILARAVPKDKWVLNHEDVLLGERIGRGNFGEVFSGRLRADNTPVAVKSCRETLPPELKAKFLQEARILKQYNHPNIVRLIGVCTQKQPIYIVMELVQGGDFLSFLRSEGPHLRVKELIKMTENAAAGMEYLESKHCIHRDLAARNCLVTEKNTLKISDFGMSREEEGGIYASTGGMKQIPVKWTAPEALNYGRYSSESDVWSFGILLWEAFSLGAVPYANLSNQQTREAVEQGVRLDPPEQCPEEVYRLMQRCWEYDPRKRPSFSTIHQDLIGIRKRHR
- the FES gene encoding tyrosine-protein kinase Fes/Fps isoform X2, which translates into the protein MGFGPELWCPQGHSALLRLQDSELRLLELMKKWMLQRAKSDREYAGMLHHMFSQLEKQEGPGQLRSSDHGSQIGESWWVVASRTETLSQILRRHAEELTTGPLAKLSLLIRDKQQLRKAFSEQWQQLNQEYTRTTQQEMEKLKAQYRSLARDSAQAKRKYQEASKDKERDKAKEKYVRSLWKLYALHNQKEILREYYSISSLVQEDVLAVHKEIAGAIHAIDPATEYSGFIQSHRYSSEVPPAVSFDESLLEETESLAPGELQLNELTIESVQHSLTSVEEELVASTEAVSSKEQRVRELQAEIRSEEQGRSPGERVHLLGKRQGLQEAQQQLEGCLCAQTKLQAQRDLLAGKLAELAAGEPLPALPLQEDQQSVSSAEQERSGPSALETLKNHISGIFSPKYSLPPPVPLIPEVQKPLCQQVWYHGAIPRSEVQELLNCSGDFLVRESQGKQEYVLSVLWDGQPRHFIIQAVDNMYRLEGEGFPTIPLLIEHLLQSQQPITRKSGIILARAVPKDKWVLNHEDVLLGERIGRGNFGEVFSGRLRADNTPVAVKSCRETLPPELKAKFLQEARILKQYNHPNIVRLIGVCTQKQPIYIVMELVQGGDFLSFLRSEGPHLRVKELIKMTENAAAGMEYLESKHCIHRDLAARNCLVTEKNTLKISDFGMSREEEGGIYASTGGMKQIPVKWTAPEALNYGRYSSESDVWSFGILLWEAFSLGAVPYANLSNQQTREAVEQGVRLDPPEQCPEEVYRLMQRCWEYDPRKRPSFSTIHQDLIGIRKRHR